The genomic segment GCACTGAGAATGATTTTAGAAGTCCTTTCTTTTCATAATCTTCAATAGTGGACTTTGGTACAAATGATGCACCAAGATCAGCAATAACGCCTTCAATAATAGAAGTTAAATTATTAAATTCCATATATCGAATATTATGAACGCCTTTAGATTTAAGCCAGTTTTCAAGTTGTGTTCTATTAGGGCATCCTGCTGTACTCATCAAAAATGGTTTTGAATATAGATCTTCTATATTATCATATTTAGGATTTGATATTAGTACTAAGGTTTCTTCGACTACAAGTTCACTTACGATATTTTCATCGCTAAAGGATTGAGCTTTGACAAAAGCACCATCTAACTGGAAATGTTTTATTTTATAAATAAGTTCATCTGATTGACTTGTTATAAGAGATAGATCGACTTTAGGGTAAGCTTTATGATACTGAGATAAGATTTCAGGAAGACGTATTGCAGATACTGTGTGAACAGCACCAATTGATAAACTTCCTGAAGGATCGCAACAATCATTTAAGGCTTTATCAGCTTCATCCAATAAATAAATGATTTTTTCGGCATAAGCTAGTAATTTCTCACCTGTAGGAGTTAAAATCATACCCCGCTGTCTATAAAAGAGTTGTGTATTTAAATCAGACTCTAATTGTTGAATTCTAGCTGTAACATTAGATTGAACATATCCCAGAGCCTGCGCAGCCTTTGTTATGCTGCCTGCTTGAGCAACAGCTCTGAAAATTCTTAATTCACTACTTTCCATTTTATCACTCCAATATATAAATCACTAAAAGTGAATCTTGATATCTTATATAATCATTTTACATGATATATAATCTCTTGTAAACTATGTATAGAAAACAAAATTAAATGGCTTCGATGGGATTAATCATATAAGGGGTTATCTACACTCGAAAATTTATTCCATTTATAAATAAGGAGATTATATGACAAATTCTAAATCACACAAATGGAGCATTCTACTTGTTGTTACATTAGTTTCATTTATTACAAATTTAGATTCTACTATTGTAATAATAGGTTTGCCTAATATGATGGAAGGATTAAATATTTCAGTAACTACTGGATTGTGGATAATTACTGGTTACATTATTGCAAGTACAGTTTTAATATTGCCTGCTGGAAAATGGGCAGATACAGTTGGAACAAAGCGTATTTTCGTGTTAGGACTTATAATTTTTGCAGTTGGTACAATACTTTGTGGAATTGCAGACTCAGGATTGACTTTAAATTTATATAGGCTAATTCAAGGAGGTGGAGCAGCATTAGCAATGGCAACTGCAACTCCAACTATAATTAAGACTTTTCATAGTAATGAGCTTGGGCTAGCCTTGAGTATTAATGCTACTTCATGGGTTATTGGAGCAATAATTGGACCAGTAGCTGGTGGTGCTCTAATTAGCAGCTTTGGTTGGAGATCAATATTCTTTATTACAGTACCTTTTGTACTTCTTTGCATAATTGGAGCATTTTTAGTAATGGAAGAGACTAAACCTAATATTAATCAAAAAAATGACTGGATTGGGATATTAACATTTAGCTTAGGTTTAATATTAACGATGATAGTACTTTCAGAAGGACAATCATTAGGATGGGTATCATATAAAACTTTAGGGCTATGTATAGTTACAATTTTATTATGGGTTGCATTTATAATCACAGAATTACGCGTAGAAAATCCATTATTTAATTTCAAGCTGCTCCTGTACAGAAATTATTCAATTGGACTTGTAATTACATTATTTTATTGTATTGCATATTTTTCATTACCTTTATTGTTGAGTATATATTTGCAAAGTGCATTACATTTAAGTCCAACTATGTCAGGGCTATTGATGATTTCACTATCTGTACCACAGCTTATATTGGGTCCGTTTGCAGGTAAACTTGTAGATAATATCGGATCATTAAAGACTCTTACATTTGGAATTGTGTTTCTTATTATAGGAATATTCTTTCTTGGAAATCTTGGGGGAGAGCTATCAGTTAAAGCTATAGTTACACCACTAATATTATTATCAATAGCAAATGGCCTAGCTTGGCCGTCGTTAGCGAAAACTGTATTGTCAGCAGTGCCTAAAGAACAATCTGGTTCAGCATCAGGGATGCATTATACTATAATGAATGTTGGTAAAGCATTAAGTCAGACATTAGCCATATTAACAATAGAAGTTATTATACCTGCGGATGTAGTCTCTAAGGCAATTATAGGTATGGGAAGCTTTGCTAATGTAAATATAAGTGGAAATTTAGTTAAGTCTATAGATTCCGGTTTCAGATTTTTTACAATTTTCTTTGTAGTTGCACTAGGGTTAAGTTTATTTCTTTTATATTCTAAAAGAGGAGAGAATATTAAAGAAAGAGTTGATATGGCATAGGTTATGGTACGTTATTTATTAATTTATATCTTTAGATATCATTAAATAGGCAAAGAAAATTGATTGCAAGGTTTTAATCACTTTTCTAATATCCAAGATTAGCATTTTATTTGAATTAGACTTAGAATATAATTATTAAAAGGGAGGATTAATATGGAAAATGTAATTGAAAATATAAAATCAAGAAGAAGTATAAGAAAATACAAAAAGGAACAAATAAAAGATGAGGAACTATTTACAATCTTAGATTCAGCAAAACATGCACCAAGTGGAGGTAACTCTCAAACATGGCAATTTACTGTAGTTCAAAATAAAGAAATTCTTTTAGAGTTAAATGGATATATTAAAGAAGCTTTTGAAAAGCTTGAAGTTGATGAAAATACCTATAAAAGTAAAAAAGCAGGTAAAGTTGCATCGAAGAAAGATGACTACAATTTTTATTACAACGCTCCAACATTGATTATAGTATCGAATGAGTCTAACTATAGTAATGCAATGGCAGATAGTGCTTGTGCTATAGAAAATATGCTTTTAGCCGCAAATTACTTGGAACTTGGAGCATGTTGGATAAATCAATTAACATGGTTTGACAATGATGAAAATGTAAGAAAGTTACTTACACGCTTAGGAATTTCAGAAAAACATAAGGTTTGTGGGTCTATTTGTATTGGTTATATAGATGGTATTAAGCCAGAGAAAAAAATATTGAAGGAAAATACAGTGACAATTATAAGATAATAGGGAATTATATTTATATTGACTTATAAAATATCATCAAATCAATTAATAGTTGGTTTAGTAATTTGAACTTTACATTAACTTCATACCATCCACTAAAATCTAAAGTTTAGATTTTAGTGGGTGATTTTTTTATTATTATGCTTTTCCTTTAGAGTATGTTTTTTATGTTCAATGAAAGCTAATTGTCTTTCAATCTCTTCCTTTTTTGCTAAAAGTATTTCCTCTTGTTCTAAAACAATGGAATAACGTTCTTTAAGTCCCATTTTATCTTCATTAGATAGATCAATATAATGGCGAATTAGATCAATTCCCATTCCTGTACTTCGCATACATTGAATCATTCGTAATCTCATAATTTGATCATCAGAAAATAAACGAATATTATTCTTATCTCGAGCTATTCCTTGGAGTAATCCGATATCTTCATAATAACGGATAGTAGGCTTGGATAGTTTAGTTATTTTAGAAACTTCATTGATTGTATATTTGGGGTCGGATCCATAAATAAAATTTTCCATAAAAAAATCTCCTAAAATTTCTTGACTTAAAGTTACTTGAATGTATTAAAGTGATTATAGCATATAGAAATATGAAATTCAATTTGGAGGCAAGGGAATGAATAATAATGAAAATATTAAAGTAATTGACAAAATTTACATTAATGGAGAATTTATAAAACCTAATGGAACAGAATCAATGGATATTATAAATCCTTCAACAAAAGAAATAATTGGACGTGTAATCTTAGGAAATGAGGTTGATACACAAAAGGCTATTGCAGCTGCTAAAGAAGCATTTAAAACATTCTCAAAAACTACATTAGAAGAGCGAAGTGATATGCTTAAAAGGTTATATGATGCTGTAATCTCGAGGGCTGATGAGTTAACTCAAGCATGCGTAGAAGAATATGGTGCGGCAGTTAAGGCAGCAGCAGGCAGAACTCAACTTACTGCTAATAGTTTTCTTTGGGCTAAGGAAGTGATGGAAGAGTTTGAGTTCACTAAGTATATTGGTAAAGCCAAGGTTGTCCTTGAACCTGTAGGAGTAATTGCTTTGATTACCCCTTGGAACGCAAACAATTCCCAGATAGCTATAAAAGTAGCTACAGCTATTTCAACAGGATGCACAGTAGTTATAAAACCTAGTGAATTTTGCGCTATCCAAACTCAAATTTTGGCTGAATGTTTCCATGAAGCAGGAATACCATCAGGTGTAATTAATATAGTTAATGGCCTAGGAGGTTCGGTCGGTGCTGAATTAACTCGTAATCCAGATGTTGCAATGATTTCTTTTACTGGTTCTACTAAAACTGCTAAAATTATTCATCATGGTGCTGTTGATACCATGAAAAGAGTCATTCTTGAATTGGGAGGGAAATCACCTAATATAATTCTTGATGACGCTGATTTTACAAAAGCTATTCCACGTGCAATTATGAGTTGCTTTGGAAATAATGGACAAATGTGTATTGCTGGAAGCCGACTATTGGTTCCAGAACATCGTCTTAGTGAAGTTAAAGAGCTTATTAAAAAAGCTGTTGAAAATACCAAGGTAGGATATCCATGGGAAGAGGATACGTTTATAGGGCCTATGATAAATGAAAATCACTATAATAATGTTCAACGTTACATTAAGATTGGTATAGAAGAAGGTGCTGAACTGATAGTTGGAGGAGAAGGGCATCCTGAAGGATTGGAGAATGGCAATTTTGTAAAGCCAACAGTTTTTGCAAATGTAACTAGAGATATGACTATTGCTAGAGAAGAAATATTTGGCCCAGTTTTATCTATTTTGACTTATAGAACCGAAGAAGAAGCCGTAGAAATTGCAAATGACACAGTATATGGTTTAGGGGCATATATAAGTTCTTCTAACATAGAAAAGGCAAATCAAATTGCTTCTCAAATCGCTGCAGGAACAATTTATATAAATGATGTTATGCTTGAGATGAAAGCACCATTTGGTGGATTTAAACAATCTGGAATTGGTAGAGAATGCGGCATATACGGACTTCAAGAACATCTAGAACCTAAAACCATAATAGTTTCTAATGAGAATATTAAATAAAGAATTTATATGGCATAATTAGTAATTTCACTACTAATTAGATTTATAATAGTTGTGTATTTGTAAAAAGAGTGTTTCTATTTCATTATAACCCCACAAGAATCTCGAAATTAGATTCTTGTGGGATTACCTTTATTCATAGATGTTTAAAGAATAAATCTATATTTTTAATAGTTGCAATATATAGTATAATAGTTGTTAGAAATCAGGAAAGAAATTAATATTTATATTTAATAATTTCTAATAAATGATAGGTGAGGAACGTAAAGAGATGACAATGGAATTAGAGAAATACTATAATAAATTTTGTGAGGATAAAAGATTAACTAGAAAATATGCACAAGTTGAGTTCTTAACTTCTATGAAATATATTCATGAGTATCTAGAAAAGAATAATGGTTCCAAAATTTTAGATGTTGGTGCTGGAACAGGAAGATACTCTGTGGAGCTAGCAAATGAGGGGTATGATGTCACAGCAATTGAGCTTGTAAAGCATAATCTGGGTATTTTAAAATCAAAAGGAAGTTCAGTAAAAGCATATCAAGGGACAGCATTAGATTTATCAAGATTTGAAGAAAATACATTTGATATGACATTGGTATTTGGACCGATGTATCACTTATACAATTTTCAGGATAAAGCAAAAGCCTTACAAGAGGCGAAGAGAGTAACAAAGGTTGGAGGAGTTATCTTAGTAGCTTATTGTATGAATGAATATAGCGTAATAACATATGGTTTTAAGGAAAATAATATTCGTTCATCTATTAAAAATGGAAAGCTTACTGATGATTT from the Clostridium beijerinckii genome contains:
- a CDS encoding LysR family transcriptional regulator produces the protein MESSELRIFRAVAQAGSITKAAQALGYVQSNVTARIQQLESDLNTQLFYRQRGMILTPTGEKLLAYAEKIIYLLDEADKALNDCCDPSGSLSIGAVHTVSAIRLPEILSQYHKAYPKVDLSLITSQSDELIYKIKHFQLDGAFVKAQSFSDENIVSELVVEETLVLISNPKYDNIEDLYSKPFLMSTAGCPNRTQLENWLKSKGVHNIRYMEFNNLTSIIEGVIADLGASFVPKSTIEDYEKKGLLKSFSVPDKYNTTKTFFIRRKDSLMTNSLSKFIEMTELNTPYKRT
- a CDS encoding MFS transporter: MTNSKSHKWSILLVVTLVSFITNLDSTIVIIGLPNMMEGLNISVTTGLWIITGYIIASTVLILPAGKWADTVGTKRIFVLGLIIFAVGTILCGIADSGLTLNLYRLIQGGGAALAMATATPTIIKTFHSNELGLALSINATSWVIGAIIGPVAGGALISSFGWRSIFFITVPFVLLCIIGAFLVMEETKPNINQKNDWIGILTFSLGLILTMIVLSEGQSLGWVSYKTLGLCIVTILLWVAFIITELRVENPLFNFKLLLYRNYSIGLVITLFYCIAYFSLPLLLSIYLQSALHLSPTMSGLLMISLSVPQLILGPFAGKLVDNIGSLKTLTFGIVFLIIGIFFLGNLGGELSVKAIVTPLILLSIANGLAWPSLAKTVLSAVPKEQSGSASGMHYTIMNVGKALSQTLAILTIEVIIPADVVSKAIIGMGSFANVNISGNLVKSIDSGFRFFTIFFVVALGLSLFLLYSKRGENIKERVDMA
- a CDS encoding nitroreductase family protein; this translates as MENVIENIKSRRSIRKYKKEQIKDEELFTILDSAKHAPSGGNSQTWQFTVVQNKEILLELNGYIKEAFEKLEVDENTYKSKKAGKVASKKDDYNFYYNAPTLIIVSNESNYSNAMADSACAIENMLLAANYLELGACWINQLTWFDNDENVRKLLTRLGISEKHKVCGSICIGYIDGIKPEKKILKENTVTIIR
- a CDS encoding MerR family transcriptional regulator — protein: MENFIYGSDPKYTINEVSKITKLSKPTIRYYEDIGLLQGIARDKNNIRLFSDDQIMRLRMIQCMRSTGMGIDLIRHYIDLSNEDKMGLKERYSIVLEQEEILLAKKEEIERQLAFIEHKKHTLKEKHNNKKITH
- a CDS encoding aldehyde dehydrogenase family protein, whose translation is MNNNENIKVIDKIYINGEFIKPNGTESMDIINPSTKEIIGRVILGNEVDTQKAIAAAKEAFKTFSKTTLEERSDMLKRLYDAVISRADELTQACVEEYGAAVKAAAGRTQLTANSFLWAKEVMEEFEFTKYIGKAKVVLEPVGVIALITPWNANNSQIAIKVATAISTGCTVVIKPSEFCAIQTQILAECFHEAGIPSGVINIVNGLGGSVGAELTRNPDVAMISFTGSTKTAKIIHHGAVDTMKRVILELGGKSPNIILDDADFTKAIPRAIMSCFGNNGQMCIAGSRLLVPEHRLSEVKELIKKAVENTKVGYPWEEDTFIGPMINENHYNNVQRYIKIGIEEGAELIVGGEGHPEGLENGNFVKPTVFANVTRDMTIAREEIFGPVLSILTYRTEEEAVEIANDTVYGLGAYISSSNIEKANQIASQIAAGTIYINDVMLEMKAPFGGFKQSGIGRECGIYGLQEHLEPKTIIVSNENIK
- a CDS encoding class I SAM-dependent methyltransferase, with translation MTMELEKYYNKFCEDKRLTRKYAQVEFLTSMKYIHEYLEKNNGSKILDVGAGTGRYSVELANEGYDVTAIELVKHNLGILKSKGSSVKAYQGTALDLSRFEENTFDMTLVFGPMYHLYNFQDKAKALQEAKRVTKVGGVILVAYCMNEYSVITYGFKENNIRSSIKNGKLTDDFHVISEPKDLYDYVRIEDINKLNEEVRLKRIKLISADGPANYMRSVLNAMDEETFKLFINYHFSTCERPELLGASAHTLDILIKE